The Acropora muricata isolate sample 2 chromosome 4, ASM3666990v1, whole genome shotgun sequence genome contains the following window.
ACCAGCTTTGATCTGTCGGGCCAAAAATAGTCCAAGCTTGCCAAGTTCTGGCTGGCTAAGTGGACAGCAAAGATGATTTATGTCGCGCTTTACCTCAATCTTTGTGTCATAAAACTCGTTGATTTATGATTGCGGACTGTAAAGTTTAGCAAGCATTTAACCTCGAGTCAAATCATGTTGTGTAAGGGGATTTGTTCGCAAATATAAACCCCAAAATCAACTGAACAGAAGCAATTTTACCGCTACAAAAACTTAGCTGAAGTGATAGTTTTTCCCTCAAAAATTAGTTTTGTCTTACCATGTTGAATCGTACAAGGTTATGATATGTTAAGTTTCTCTTGTTGAATGTTGGCGTGACGATTGAATTGAAAATGTTAAGATAGATGCTTAAGGAAAATCGTAAAGACAATTCACGTCATGAACCAATGTTTCATCTTGAGTGTCTGGATTATATGTAAGCAGACAAAGTAAGGATGTCTAAGGCTTCATCATTTCACCACCCCAACGTGTCTTTACTGGTTAAATTTCTAACCGCTTACACAATTTGCTGATCTCTCTGTTGTCCATAATCTTCGCAGCTTGAACGTCGCTTTTCAGTTCTTCAAGATCACGTCGAAATTTCGCTCTCCTATTTTGAAACCAAGTGATTACTTGAGCACCTGAAATTCCCAGCGAATGCGCTATCTCGTCTCTGTCCGAAGGCGAAAGGTACTTTTGATACACAAATCTCCTCTCCAGCTCAAATATTTGTTGATTTGTAAAACACGTTCGCGCCTTGCGCCGTTTCCTGGCGTTCAGTCTTGCTTGAAAAGCCGCAAGTTTATGCTGAAGACTTCTGGAAGCTAAACGatcacgaaaaaaaattgtcactgATGCGAGTGTGGAAATATTTCATGTAGTTTTTACGGTAGACTTACTTTACAtgtaaagaaaggaaaacaaaaaagccgACAAGGCAAAATCCTGCCTTATATAGCTATGCAAATGGTGAATAAACAATCAGACAAAATAAGACTGAAACTGCTTTTCGATTGATTTAAAAGGGTCAATACTATTTATACTAGCTTAACCAGAGAGGCGCTGATTCTATAAAGAAAACGAAAAGGGTTTCAGAGTGTTTATACGCGGGTCAGAAAATGAAAGCTCTCAAGAGCTAATACAAAATTACTTCCCGCTAAGGGTTTCCTGGTTTATTTTTACTGACTTGGAATAGCGTGGATGTTACTTACCTATTTCAGCGTTTTCAGATGCATCCTTAAAATCCTCAGGTAGATTATGGGTTGTAAAGTCCTCTAAATGAGAAAGAGGTGACCAAAGGGACGAACGGTTTTCTCTTGGAGACAGACATTTTCTCAAACGTGGCTTTTCTCTCTTCGGATGTGGAGAGCtcaaaatggcttcaatagaaaatgGTAGTGTTTTATTACTTGTTTCTCGGTCATTTTGTTGAGGTGAGTCTCTCCCATTTAGGTGAAAGGTTTGAGGACCAGACGAAGTGTTCCCAGCTCTTTGGTTCTCCATGCGAAATTCTTCTCTAATCGAAGAAAAAGGGTATAAATTGTGATGTTCTTCGACCGTGGATCACGTAGCGCGGAGGTCGACTAACTGAGAAGCGCAATAGTCGGCGAAGCCTTTCATTAGAATTTCACCGACCAGTTGTGACACCAGCCACCCTTAGGAGTTTTCACCCAACCTGTACAAGCGTCAATTAAATTATACAGCTTGGGCGAAATTGATGACTAATTAATTTAAGTATTTACCCAGCTTACTGGCCAATCAGCGTTGAGCAACCAGTTGCGTAATTCTATTAGGTTGACAAGACGTCAAAGCTAGAAACCTAAGATTAATTGAATTAAGCTGTCAACGCTATCAAAGTAACCTTGTTAGGACaatgaaaacattttaggaGCTGCCAAATCACATTTGTAAATGAAATGATCGGAGCAATTAGCTCTCAAAGCACGAGTTTTACAGTCAACAGCTTGGAGACCGTGGCAACATCCTGTGTTTCTTGTGAGAAATTGCAAAATGATATGATTGCTTTCAAAGGGGATTGGGTTACGCTAGTGGGAAAAGCTTTATCGTCCTGCCAAAGCTGAATTATCGCTCACATCTCCTAATTAATTTCGCCCTTTGTCTACATAGACGGGTTTATCCCAGAAAGACACGCACATAAGATGATAATATGGCCTTGATGCGCAGAGAATCTCTGGCATTCATCACTTGCTGTGATTGCAGAGGGACGACCATATTAAACCCGTGCGACGCGTGACAGCTCAAGAAGGCGGAAAAAGAAAGCCATTAGCTCTTTCCCGCTTCGCTTGTTGCCTTGTTTATTCTGTTTGAAATAGCTTGAAGCTTAGCGCGTTTTTAAAACAATCTTCGGCGTCCATTCGCTAATTGGTTACGGTGTGATTCATCAAAACAAGCCTTTAAACATGTTGACAGATCTTTTGaaacattatttttctttttcgaggcgttttttgtttctttgtctttgcGGAAAGTTTACCGTTATCTCAGCTGCAAAGTGGAAGACAAGGTTTCAACAACTGTTTAAATGTTTTGCGCAGCACCTTTCAATTCCATTAACTGCGCCTAATGGTCTTCTAAGTTTCCTATATCTCTTCatgtttcaaattcaaaatttctaCTCAATCCAGTTTGCACGCTATTCAGCTAAACAAAACGTCCTGACAATAAAATACACTTTTGCAAGCTAAGTAGGTGGAATATGGTCGAGGAATATTCAAAGATTTGTCGAGATTTGTGTAAAGTGAATTTAATATTTGCGTTGGTCTAATACGCCTGGTGCTGGCTGGTAATCTGCGGCTAATGCCTGTCTCATTTGATCAAGCATACGCAATAAACTCAAGGATCTCAAAATAAATCTAAaggtgaaaaaagaaacaaacgagTTGCTTACTTCAAATTTTAACAGCAGAGCAAAGGCCAGTAAGGTTTTTGTTGTCCTTTTTGATTTTGGAAGACGTAGCAAAGATCACATTATTGTTGGAACGGTTCGCACTAAATCATACGCTAAATCAGTGAACATGTCATGTTTAATCATGTGCCATTAACAGGACTTAATTAAGGCTTAATTAGCAATAGTGAAGCACTACTGCAGTTTAATAAGTGCAATTGTTGCAGAAGTTTACT
Protein-coding sequences here:
- the LOC136914336 gene encoding transcription factor LBX2-like, which codes for MENQRAGNTSSGPQTFHLNGRDSPQQNDRETSNKTLPFSIEAILSSPHPKREKPRLRKCLSPRENRSSLWSPLSHLEDFTTHNLPEDFKDASENAEIASRSLQHKLAAFQARLNARKRRKARTCFTNQQIFELERRFVYQKYLSPSDRDEIAHSLGISGAQVITWFQNRRAKFRRDLEELKSDVQAAKIMDNREISKLCKRLEI